The genome window CCGCCGCTCTCGGTCTTTCCTGGAGTGAGTGTGAGCTGgaagagaaaagcaaacaaGAAATCAGAGCAGCTGAAAGAAATTAATCCTTTTGCTGACGATAAAAACAGCTGAGACACTGAAACACACGCGGCTTTAAAATAAGCTCCAAGTACATCAAAGATCATAAAGTCCTGTGGCGGATGATTTCATTTTATGTTGTGCACAAAGCAGCCATCATTAATATCAGCGATGGTCTCCATCACCAGAGAAAGACAAACCTCCGTCAGCCGTAGCTGCTGCAGAACTCGTCTCATCCAAAAGGATCATTTGATTTCGGAGGGACTCTGTGTGCGAGTATCGATTCTCAGTTTAGCTCGAATGATTTGTTGTGGTTTGTGAGCAGAGCGTGTTTTCAGACCTTGGCTGTGCAGCAGAGACACAGGAGGCCGAGGCTGGAGGCCCCACAGAGACTCCACGCTGCGCTCCTTCAGGTCCAGCAGCTGGATCAGGATCACCGGGTCGATCTCCAGGAGGCTGTTACTGCCAGCACCACCCGCCACAgctccactgctgctgccactaCGACCGGCACTGCGATGTAAGGACCGCAGGCTGCAGCTGGATCCACCTGCAGAAGATATATTCACACATGGTGGAACTCTTCTCCAGGGTTATAGTTTGTAATCATCCCTGGCGATAGGAACAATGTGTTTCTTATAGAAGCACGATAATACTGAGGAACGTGCAGCCTGTAAATGTACACTTTCTTAGTATTTCATTTACGGCATATTTTTGGATTACTTTCTCATTATCTGTCTAATGTCTCtctaactccccccccccccccccccccccccccccaagttaCATAGGGTTAGGGTTGCGTAGCAGTTTAAATAGCATCAAAGCGAGATTCAGtaaaacaaatcacaacacTGTGCAACCTCAACGacgtgcagaaacacacacacacacacacgtccacatACAGGACACCAAGTGTTTCTATATCAGCAGCACGCTGCAGAGGGGTGCAGGGCACCAACAATGACTCACCCTCTTCATGCCTTTCAACACCAACACAGTGAAGCGCACTGAAGGAGCTTCTGAGGCTGTGGCATCACCGTGTTCTGCTTGTGCAGCTGGCAGactacacaaatacattttattccgTAAATTCTCAAATAGTGGCTGAGGCTATTATTTGCCTCGActgaagagagagcgaggactTTATTTGAGGCAGGACATTAAATATTTGATGGTTGCAGCTTCACAAACCTTCAGAATAAGATCTTGGGCTCGGAGGAAACTgatggaaaatgttttgtttttattttattctgatttTACAGAATCGTTGGAGAAAAATAGTCGGCAGTTGAGAATAATCTGTGATTGCAGCCGTACTGCTGTTAAAATACTATTTTGAAAACATTCACCAGAAGGTTTCTTCAACAACACCGTCGCACAGAACAATGAATACAAAGCTTTAATGGTTTTAATTGAGCAGAAGTTGGTCTGCGCTCTCCTCAGGCTGACAGATGGTGTGACTGTGATTGTCCATCAGGAGACAATGCGGCGCATCACAAACATATTAATGACCGGATGacgacaaaaacaacaaaatggtgAAAAATCTGTTTCCAAAGCTGGAAGTGCGTACTGATAAATGTGTCTTCACGTTAAACGTGATACTTCATGGCTGCAACACAGACTGAATCTGAGCTCTTATATATTTATGCTGTGTATGAATTATACCTGCTGCTCCAACCAAGTCATCAGGAagttctccttcttctgtctccAGATTCCCAATGAAGTCTACATCATTCTCCCCCGACCTGTGCAAACAAACACCGACCACAAGTGAAGAAGGAATTATGCAAACACTACATTTTATTACAGCAGGAATGATTCGAGTTTCTGGAACTTCAACGACGCGTGAGAACTTCTACTCACATGGTCTCCTCATCGATGTCGTTCTCCTCCGTGTTGCTGGTGGCCGTGGAGCTCCCCGAGGTGCTGCTGCCATCCAGCGGGTTCACCTCCTCCTCGGTCAGACAGTCCACCTCCAGGTCACCGTCCGACAGCTCCTGAACCACACAGTGAAACATCTTAGAAGCAATGACGTGTCCCGAACAGATCGAGACAAGGACGGCCCGAGTCGCTCAAGTCCATTTTCTGCATCTCCAGCTCATCCTGATCCTTACGTTAGAGTCATCGTGCTGcgtcctctcttcttcttcgccTTTTTTAACGTTGGTCAAAGTGGTCTGGATGTCGTCGTCGCTCTTCACTGAGCGAGGGTCTCTTTCAGACGCCGTGGTGCCTGCAGAGAGCCTCAGGTCGGGGGGAGAGGAGCTGCGCGACGTCTGACGGCGAAACAGCTCGATGGCCAACctctgaaataataataataataataataataataaatatacggACACAATTTATCTTTGAACAATGTTTGGGGGACGAcatgaagcccccccccccaggtgagGACGATATCCAGCTAAATGTGGCATTaagaaataaaatcattttaaaatacaaactgtTTATTAAAGTATACTGAATCCTTTGGAACACGCGGTACCTCTTTGAGGTTGTTGATCTGCTGGATGTAGCCGCTCTGGGCCGACTCCATCTGGCTGATGTACCAGTACTGATCTCTGCACTTCTGGAAGAAGGTGGGCGAGCGAACCTGGTAgctgtgcagcacacacacatgaaaacacaccgTTACACTTTGACAACGGCACTGCTCTGCTGCTCGGTCCTATAATatcagagcagtgtgtgtgtgtgtgtgtgtgtgtgtgtgtgtgtgtgtgtgtgtgtgtgggggcccACCGGAGGACCAGTGTGTCCGTCTGCATGTTCAGGTAGCCCTCGCTGGCCAGAAGATCCAGTCTGAAGAAGCGGTTGTAGCCCCAGCATTCACCGACCTCAAAGTCCGAGGCAAACTCCCGAATGATGTTCTTGGTCGGGTCACTGGAGGCCTGATGGACCATCTCCACACGGTACTCGTACCTACACAGGACCACGACATGCGTTAGTACACATGGAGATACACGATGAGACGCGTGAAGGAGTTTGTAACATCTCCCAGATACACTTTGACTTCATGAGGAAATAATTCTTACTTTGATGTTTCAGGGAGACCAGCTGACAGCTccaagaacacagacaggtagtTTCCACGGACCACCCCGTTACCGTCCTGAGGAAACACAAGAGTTAAACACAGACACGTGCACTCCTTTCAGAACGCTTTAAAGATCCggttatatttcttttgtgtcACTGAAACAAAACCACTGTAGTGGTCTAATAGCTACTGCTTCGAACTGTAACAGTCTAAAGCGAGCACATGGACGGGAAAAACATCaccccaaaaaaaataaataaaaaaaattaataatatatatatatatatatatatatatatatatatatatatatatatatatatatatatatatatatatatatatatatatatatatatatatatatatatatatttatttatttatttatttatttatttattatataaataatatatatatatatattttttttttattatataaataataaatataaataataaatatatatatattattttatttttttcctggCACCAAAGAGAGCCGAGGGAGGCGAgtaatatacacaatatataatgttttgGGGTGAatataaatgctgttttcattgtTCAAAACAAGCACCACAGTGTAGAAGCTACAACTCATGAACAGTGAAGCCAGGCTTTAATGGACATCAGTAGAAACTCACTGGGTAGACTTTGAGTCTCCAGCAGAGCCCGGATATCTGGAGAGGAGGGCTGTAGACCGGGTCAGCACGCTGCCTCAAGGTGCtacaaacacaagaacacacacacactgtcattatTACTGCATTATTTACTCAGACAGCTgacagcagcactgaggtctttCCATTGTCTGCTACAGCAGCGATGTTTAAAAGCAACCAGAGAGAAGCTTTACCTGAAGTTGACCAGAACAAAAGTGCTGGAGTCGTAGGCGGGGACCAGCTCACTGGAAGCACAGAGGAAGTTCGATTACACACACTGAATAAAGAGTTTAATGAGTGTCGGGTTACAGTCATCCACAGAcgtacatttgtacatttgtacacACAACAGAACTGCTTTATATAGTTCTAAATGTAAACACGCGACGACGACATGAAACTGCTGCGTGGAAGGTTAAAACTATTTCATTCATATGAATCTGATCTGCGTTGTAGAATAGAAAGATATTTAGATAATTGATCAAATTCagtcaaatgtgaatatttggtGCCTGCGtttgaacatctttgggtttgggACAGAATGTGCATTTTAACCTATTTTATAGACCGTCTAAATACTCACTCAATTAATAAAAGTGCAAGATTAATCAATCAATGATAACATTTGCTAAACGCAGCCCGAGCCATGATGTTGGACGAGGAGCTTAAACCTGACCTCTGCTCCAGCTGAGCCGATTACCTGGTGAAGTCCGGAGGGACCGGCGTGGTGACGAAGGACTGCATGGGTTTCCGATGGACCTGCTGGAACATGAGCAGGATCTCTGGACTCTTGGAGATCAGTTCACTCTTACTGCAGGAGTGAAGctgttcaacacacacacacacacacaagatataaAACATAGAACAGCAGGACGAAAAATCACTTAAACGACGAATCAACTCTTCTGTCGATCGACTTATCGTTGCAGAGGGCCTTCTGGTTTTTATCATTTCACCAACACGCCcgtaaataatgcatttgttggggactatttttagcTGTGGATCAATACACATTTGATGCTCTAGTGCCgcggtgtcaaactcaatcacagagagggccagcATTAAagactgggactacgtcgagggccaaacagggTGAACAGACATGTTGGATAATATTCATATCATCTCGGGACGGGGCCTCGAGTTTGACACGTCGGCTCTGGTGCAGCAGGATTGTGTATTTGGGATGACGTCCATGGcttgttcatggtaatgaaagAACACGTCAGATCATTTCAACAACAGTCTCTAAAAAGTGTGTTTAAGCACAGCAAACAACAGCATGAGGTACAGACAGAGAATGAGGCTCCCAACCTGATGCTCCACCTCCTGCAGGAGAGACTCCAGCAGCTCCGTCTCCTGGGTCAAGGACGTCTTCTGGCCTGGTGGGGaggaacacatttctattttcagAGTGCTTGTGCTGAATGTCAGCCCTGATGGAGGCTGCTGAGTGTGAGCGGTCGGTGTGCAGGTTGTGGGCGTTGAGTGCATGCATCCACTCAGTGCagataaatatttcatttgtataTTGCCCAGTAGCTATAAAAAGGTGCCTCTCACGGCTTTCAGCAGGGAGCACTTTGTTGGGTTAAGGTCTCAACctttacacacactgtagtgcCAGTTAAAGGTGTCTTGCATCAACGAGAGCTCTTTTCAGACATGAAATACGCAACACTGCCGGCATCATAAAGCTGTTAAAGGGACAGACAAAGGTGACTTTAACATGAACGTCCCTCACGGCTTTGTTCAGACATGAAGGTTGTTTAATAGTTCAGGATGATTTGAATAATAAAACTCAAAGTTAAGATGTAAACTACTGATAAATACGTAATAAGTATATTTTAAGAGGGTTTATATAAAAGGCAGAATCCACACGGCTGCGTGTTGACAGCGAGTCTTACCCATGAGGGTGATGAGTTTGTTCTTGAGCTGGTTGTCCAGACGAGCGATCATCATTTCCACAGCGTTTCGGATTTCTCTGACCCTCTCGTCCTTCGCTCCCCTGACAGCCTCCACGTTCCTCTCCTGACACCGtgacacgcgcacacacacacacacacacacacacacacacacacacacacacacacacacacagtactttaTCTTCATTGTATTGTGAAACACTTTCTGTTGCAACTTTGcacaaaagttgttttaaagatttgtcaaatatttttaaaacgtAACTATTTTACCACGAGGTATTTTTACGCTTTTAATCCTAACGTTCAGTTCCTTGATGCTCAAATAACTAAAGTGGTTATTGATTAATGCAAGATATCATTGTGGATGCTCGATGAGCTTTCCTGTAGCGCCACCCTCTGGCTAAATCCCCCACTGTGTGCACACCAGCGGGTGGCGCTACAGGAAAGATCATCGAGCATCCACGGCAGAACGGTTTCATCACTGTGCATGCGTCTTTTACATTTTGGTATTTCTCATACAAGCAACAAGCCGTCCTCACCACTTCCTGCACCAGACTGATGAGCTCCATGAGGCGGCGGCGGAGCTTGGCGACCTCATCCTTCACTTTGGTCACGTGCTGCTCGTAGATCTCCACCAGAGGCTTGAAGGTGTGGCCGCCATGCTGGACacgacaaaaacacaaacctgtCTCTGGTTCCAGtttctccagtgtgtgtgtgtgtgtgtgtgtgtgtgtgtgtgtgtgtgtgtgtgtgtgtgtgtgtgtgtgtaatgtaactTGGTCAGAAGACGCACGTTATATAAAGGCATCACTTTGGACATTAGGAGGTTGTGACTTTATAAAACAAACCATTAATCTAATGAATAATTAGAGTGAAGCGTTACCATGCCCCCCCACAGAGCACACTGGTGACAGATGCACTTCTTACAGGTCCAGCAGAAAACACTCAGCTTCTCATGGTGGTTCTCACATCTGCAAAAGAATCATCCAACGACACTCGTCACACTGTGTGCATCTTACACGCAGACGTCACAGCATCGCTAACGTAATCATTTAAAATCGTTCAGGATCCAAAATTAAttattgttctgtgtttttctaaatACCAGCCAGGTAAGAAGTTTATACAGAGAAATCCCTCTTTGTGAAGATCGGACaatatgttcttgtgtgtacTTATAAGTGGAATTCTTCTACTACCAACATAAACGAACCGATATGAAAGAGAAATATCAAAAAGATAGAATAAACATAATCTTTCCTTTATGGTAAGAAATCGCCGGATGAGTGTGATATATAACCGGAGagtaatcattttaaaaccCCAGTTAGTGAACACGCGGGAGGAGAAGCAAGAGGTGCTCACTTGTCCTTGTCGTTGTCCTCATGCTTTGTGAGGTTGCAGAGCTGCAGGGTGTCCAGCTGCTGGGTGACCTCCTCTGCCCAGCGACAGTTGACCAGCTCCCTCAGCTGGAGCGGAGCCCTGagtgttgacacacacacacattttattaccCTACCACACGCCACACACTTTACAACAAACATTCAAGGTATGTTTTACGTGTACTCATCAAATCATCAGTTAAATTGAAATGGTAATTAAGTGTTGCATATTGAAAGAAGCAACTGAAGGTGACGTCCTCTAAGctctttacatttacaagttAAGTTGCACACTTTGAACATTGACATATATTATGGAGGGTTGCAGATGTGTGCTTACCGACAGTGTGGACACTGGGCCCTCTGCTCGGTCAGCCACCGCTGTCAAACAAGAGATTACCGTTTAATGATAAACACAACCGCTGCTAACATGCTGCTACTGTCAAATACACGTTTCTACTCAGGATACAGCGGCCTATACGTCatatctttgttattattataaattaatcctgtgaaaagaccaaaaccagcaATGAATTCACCCCAACAAGAACATGTGTAGCTAAAGTGTGACACGTTATTCCTCTGCGTGTTATAAATACTCACTGGAGCATCAAATTGCTGTTAatccgctgctgaaaatagtctccAACAAATGCTCTATTTACTCTGTTAAACGTATGAAAGATGGCGGCATTACTACTACACTACAGcgctgcattatgggaaatgtaggaaaccAGGATATCATCGCCGCTGCGGTTTAGAttattcttgtttgtttttttaaccgtCTCTTCCGACTCCGACCACTTTATTAAGTGCTCTTAAATGCTTTGTAAATGTTCTACTGGGCGTTTCACAAACCTCTATCATGGTGTCAGCGGCTCCCTGTTCAAGGTATCAAACTGTGGAAGCACCTTTCCTTTAACACCCAAAATTAAGCGTATATCTGTCCCGTTCTGCAAGAACTGATTCTGAGAAATACAGGCTTGTGTGTGTAGTATCAGAATGAGTGAGGGAACACATTTGTGGTCCCTGCCTGGAGGACGCAGACTAACCCGTATGCAGCTGAAGCAGCAGAGTTTGGAGCAGTGTGGGCAGAGACGAGCATCCCTCAGTTTCTCCATGCAGATGAAGCAGCGGAACACCTCGGCGATGCTCTGCACGGGGACAGGAGAGAGATTAGATGAGATCAGTTTGACTCTCACTGCAGACACTATATCAGGCTGAGCATTACTGAAACATAAAGGATCTCCAGCTGCATGGTGAGAGGTGTGCGACACATACCTCGACACTTTGTTCATCCATTTCGGCAAGTTTAAAGTTCTTGATCTCAGAGACGAATCAAAGAAGTAGCCGGTGGTCTGAAGAGAAAAGAATTGTTCAAATAAACTACATTTGTTAACACTTTTGGACATACCGAACATTTCTGCACTGTTGGCCTTATCACTTTCAAGAGACTTGTTTGGTAATAGCTGGTCATGTAATCCTTCACAGTGATCtgtgcttctgcttttaatgttttcaacGTAATCGTCTTGTGGTAATACATTGCAGAAGTTGTATCAATCCTCACTTCAGCAGTATTACCATGTCATGATCACAAAAAAAACTACAAGTTCATATGATAAATCAGTCTAACAGGACTGGTCCGTATGTTTTAACAGTCGCTCATGCTTTTGGGTTGTAGAAAGTCCTCTTAgatgttattttgtatgaatgttttttttagtgcATGGAGAACAAAACGCTGGAAGATGGTTTAACCAGACTGACGATGTAAAGGGCAGAAAGACAAAGATCCCTCTGAGTCATTGATCAAATAAACTGGAAACTTCAACATGTGTGATTTAAATAAGAACAGGTTCCTGTTTCAGGGTCACGTGCACAATAATGCCTAAAAAAAGATGGAATTAAAAAGGTGTGTGATCGCAACAAACTCAAAATCCAACTTTCAACAGTATTCTCCCCTGTCATTAACACTTCTTCTTTTAGGgccaaaactatttaaaatgtgattaatgTATTTGGTGTCTGAATTTCACTTTATGTATATCAGTTAAAATAGACATTAtcaaaggaaagaagaaaaacatcaataaaacaGGTGATTGCAAACGTTAGCACGGTAGTCTACATAAGGATGTTTATATGGCCATTAAAGAAACGTGcagataaatatatttctatataaaaaGCTACAAATTAGTTTCCTTTACCAAAAGGTATCATCACCGTTAGCTTGTGTCAAACTGCCAACATGAAAGGCCTAGCATCAGCACACTGACAGCTAACTAACTTGCCCGGGATCAGCCATGACAATAGCTGTATTAATTCATATTAACATAAATTAGCGGTCTCAACGTGAATAACAGGAAAACataaactatttatatataattgtgATGCTAGCTAGCTTGCAGCCATTAGCAGGGTGGCTCACTTACCTTTCCAGAGAGTCGTCTGTCACACCTGATAAACAAATAACCAAACTACATTATTTATCCTAGTAGAGAGCAGGCGTTGTCTCCGCTGGTTTAGCTGCcataaaagattaaaatatgTCCAGCTGCAGCTGTGTAAAGGCAAAAGTTGCGCTGAAA of Cottoperca gobio chromosome 14, fCotGob3.1, whole genome shotgun sequence contains these proteins:
- the LOC115018621 gene encoding LOW QUALITY PROTEIN: E3 ubiquitin-protein ligase TRIM37-like (The sequence of the model RefSeq protein was modified relative to this genomic sequence to represent the inferred CDS: deleted 1 base in 1 codon), with product MDEQSVESIAEVFRCFICMEKLRDARLCPHCSKLCCFSCIRRWLTEQRAQCPHCRAPLQLRELVNCRWAEEVTQQLDTLQLCNLTKHEDNDKDKCENHHEKLSVFCWTCKKCICHQCALWGGMHGGHTFKPLVEIYEQHVTKVKDEVAKLRRRLMELISLVQEVERNVEAVRGAKDERVREIRNAVEMMIARLDNQLKNKLITLMGQKTSLTQETELLESLLQEVEHQLHSCSKSELISKSPEILLMFQQVHRKPMQSFVTTPVPPDFTSELVPAYDSSTFVLVNFSTLRQRADPVYSPPLQISGLCWRLKVYPDGNGVVRGNYLSVFLELSAGLPETSKYEYRVEMVHQASSDPTKNIIREFASDFEVGECWGYNRFFRLDLLASEGYLNMQTDTLVLRYQVRSPTFFQKCRDQYWYISQMESAQSGYIQQINNLKERLAIELFRRQTSRSSSPPDLRLSAGTTASERDPRSVKSDDDIQTTLTNVKKGEEEERTQHDDSNELSDGDLEVDCLTEEEVNPLDGSSTSGSSTATSNTEENDIDEETMSGENDVDFIGNLETEEGELPDDLVGAAGGSSCSLRSLHRSAGRSGSSSGAVAGGAGSNSLLEIDPVILIQLLDLKERSVESLWGLQPRPPVSLLHSQAHTHSRKDRERRPQVVRRSAPDSGVLIRLKAQMAEVRSKMSDVKSQVLEARGNGEPRPGSSGGFSVEEVTSHHADSEMSACRKPGELDLLGRAAAARSRPCRPARKSLSPVLDSSSSLVMKTSPEEMEKELRGADVATELSLHLKEGLGGVEGALKADYTQGPLVSLGSSSSEQASTSKQQYSVVEQLYGASGARDEIFSLGGPSYMTASKNCGSRTLGAAMLDCESESSGNSHHSLLEGPSAQLQSNEDKSPSVLVAATSSDSDSEDEALQSNNSHYDNQTPPCPGEQLLSDDLSLPADR